DNA from Candidatus Micrarchaeia archaeon:
GTCCATTAAAAATCCAACGTGCCCGGAGCTTACTCCCCGCTCAAGGATGCACACAGCCCCGGTCCAATCCTCATTGTCAATCGGCTCCCGGCCCCAATTCAGATAAGACCGTGCCCAGGCTGATTTTGTAGACTTCACCCCGGCCTGTTCCAGGCACCAGGTGACAAAAGCGGAGCACCACGGGGTTTCATCGTTTTGGTTGTCAGGTTTGCCCAGGGTGGTCGCCTTGAGGTATTCCACCACCCGCGGGTTATCGCCGGGGCCGGCTGTCTCTGCCACTCCACGTTCCTGCTTTGCAATTTCTAACCACGGTTTATCCATCGTCTCCACCATCC
Protein-coding regions in this window:
- a CDS encoding TIGR02594 family protein, whose translation is MDKPWLEIAKQERGVAETAGPGDNPRVVEYLKATTLGKPDNQNDETPWCSAFVTWCLEQAGVKSTKSAWARSYLNWGREPIDNEDWTGAVCILERGVSSGHVGFLMDWTDDKVTLLGGNQGDKVCLATFPMERVLGYRLPK